The Castor canadensis chromosome 8, mCasCan1.hap1v2, whole genome shotgun sequence genome contains a region encoding:
- the Ctdsp2 gene encoding carboxy-terminal domain RNA polymerase II polypeptide A small phosphatase 2 isoform X3 gives MGELFECVLFTASLAKYADPVTDLLDRCGVFRARLFRESCVFHQGCYVKDLSRLGRDLRKTLILDNSPASYIFHPENAVPVQSWFDDMADTELLNLIPIFEELSGADDVYTSLGQLRAP, from the exons ATGGGGGAACTCTTTGAATGTGTTCTCTTCACTGCCAGTCTGGCCAAG TATGCTGATCCTGTGACAGACCTGCTGGACCGGTGTGGAGTATTTCGGGCCCGCCTGTTCCGGGAGTCCTGTGTGTTCCACCAGGGTTGCTATGTCAAGGACCTTAGCCGCCTAGGGAGGGACCTGAGGAAAACCCTCATCCTGGACAACTCGCCTGCTTCTTACATCTTCCATCCAGAGAACGCA GTGCCTGTGCAGTCCTGGTTTGATGACATGGCAGATACTGAGTTGCTGAACCTGATCCCAATTTTTGAGGAACTGAGTGGAGCAGACGATGTCTACACCAGTCTTGGACAGCTGCGGGCCCCTTAG
- the Ctdsp2 gene encoding carboxy-terminal domain RNA polymerase II polypeptide A small phosphatase 2 isoform X2 codes for MVYVLKRPYVDEFLRRMGELFECVLFTASLAKYADPVTDLLDRCGVFRARLFRESCVFHQGCYVKDLSRLGRDLRKTLILDNSPASYIFHPENAVPVQSWFDDMADTELLNLIPIFEELSGADDVYTSLGQLRAP; via the exons ATG GTATATGTGCTCAAGAGGCCTTATGTGGATGAGTTCCTGAGACGAATGGGGGAACTCTTTGAATGTGTTCTCTTCACTGCCAGTCTGGCCAAG TATGCTGATCCTGTGACAGACCTGCTGGACCGGTGTGGAGTATTTCGGGCCCGCCTGTTCCGGGAGTCCTGTGTGTTCCACCAGGGTTGCTATGTCAAGGACCTTAGCCGCCTAGGGAGGGACCTGAGGAAAACCCTCATCCTGGACAACTCGCCTGCTTCTTACATCTTCCATCCAGAGAACGCA GTGCCTGTGCAGTCCTGGTTTGATGACATGGCAGATACTGAGTTGCTGAACCTGATCCCAATTTTTGAGGAACTGAGTGGAGCAGACGATGTCTACACCAGTCTTGGACAGCTGCGGGCCCCTTAG